From the genome of Eublepharis macularius isolate TG4126 chromosome 12, MPM_Emac_v1.0, whole genome shotgun sequence, one region includes:
- the ZBTB45 gene encoding zinc finger and BTB domain-containing protein 45, whose product MAEAVHYIHLQNFSKSLLETLNGQRLGGHFCDVTVHIQEATLRAHRCVLAAGSPFFHDKLLLGYSEIEVPPVVPSQVVRQLVEFMYSGSLVVAQSEALQILTAASILQIKTVIDECTQIISQSRSPKPPAAPPSVPLSLPRVLPAKPQEQAPKEAIGGVARPGDLEAPHLEPPKLLCASEVRYKLRDLLSSQHREARVATCEGGLSDGETGAPYLHSTEATTSCHSRKQRQPVRLQLSDAMPVIIKDEEEGSGEGREGVVEERDAKVSCFAECGGSGSFPTGYSDEAEAKDSGSTNGASRKESIHLDYATSEGQDFFGNQDVFSESFIPTWQGEESGEEANPSATRDREKFHSDCSLEASNLRNLAGEFKSDLGGPSSAFPPRSSSSGGGGGLTFVSSLGIQRELKAEVSGANTATSTTSIFQFHLPQPSGVAQSFYSIQQQQDAGASNMVQLSPSTMVPGTLHGGEQQSQQPGPSRCSEPSYQCSHCQKTFSSRKNYTKHMFIHSGEKPHQCSICWRSFSLRDYLLKHMVTHTGVRAFQCSICCKRFTQKSSLNVHMRTHRPERFQCCICNKYFSHRTLLERHMTTHTAWKGGQPDAPGAIVATASTADWKDKPSLTVAAGEGTIAATATWKTGEPSAESAITAWKAGDPASGEGSLVAWKGEATGEGPVAAWKGDPASDASMQTHTA is encoded by the exons ATGGCTGAAGCTGTCCATTACATCCATCTTCAGAACTTCAGCAAGTCTCTTCTGGAAACCCTGAATGGGCAGCGTCTGGGCGGACACTTCTGTGATGTGACGGTGCATATCCAGGAGGCCACGTTGCGTGCCCACCGGTGCGTGTTGGCTGCCGGCAGCCCCTTTTTCCATGATAAGTTGCTCCTGGGCTACTCTGAGATTGAGGTGCCCCCTGTGGTGCCCAGCCAGGTGGTGCGGCAACTAGTGGAGTTCATGTACAGTGGGTCTCTGGTTGTAGCCCAGTCTGAAGCTCTGCAGATCCTCACGGCTGCCTCTATACTACAGATCAAGACCGTTATTGACGAATGCACCCAGATCATTTCCCAGAGCCGCAGCCCGAAGCCTCCGGCTGCTCCTCCATCAGTGCCCCTCTCCCTTCCTAGAGTTCTGCCTGCCAAGCCCCAAGAGCAAGCCCCCAAGGAGGCTATTGGTGGCGTTGCCAGGCCTGGGGACCTTGAGGCCCCCCACCTCGAACCTCCCAAGCTGCTCTGCGCGTCTGAGGTGCGCTATAAGCTGCGTGACCTTCTCTCCTCCCAGCATAGGGAGGCTAGGGTAGCTACCTGCGAGGGAGGCCTGAGCGATGGGGAAACAGGTGCTCCCTATCTGCACTCCACTGAGGCAACAACCAGCTGCCACAGCCGCAAGCAGCGCCAGCCAGTGAGGCTTCAGCTCTCTGACGCAATGCCTGTCATCATCAAGGATGAGGAggagggcagcggggaaggcagggaaggggtggtggaggaacGTGATGCCAAAGTGAGCTGCTTCGCTGAGTGTGGTGGGAGCGGAAGCTTCCCCACCGGCTACAGTGACGAGGCAGAGGCTAAGGATTCTGGGAGCACCAATGGGGCCAGCAGGAAGGAGAGCATCCACTTGGACTATGCCACCTCCGAGGGCCAAGATTTCTTTGGGAACCAAGATGTGTTTTCAGAGTCCTTCATCCCAACCTGGCAGGGGGAGGAAAGCGGCGAAGAGGCCAACCCATCAGCCACACGGGACAGGGAGAAGTTCCACTCGGACTGCAGCTTGGAAGCCTCCAACTTGAGAAACTTGGCGGGGGAGTTCAAGTCAGACTTGGGCGGCCCCTCCTCAGCATTCCCACCTCGCAGCAGTAGTAGCGGCGGTGGAGGAGGGTTGACCTTTGTCTCCTCCCTGGGCATCCAACGGGAGCTGAAGGCTGAGGTCAGTGgtgccaacacagctaccagCACCACAAGCATCTTCCAGTTCCACCTGCCCCAGCCTAGTGGCGTGGCCCAGAGCTTTTACAGCATACAGCAGCAGCAGGATGCAGGAGCCAGCAACATGGTGCAGCTCAGCCCCAGCACCATGGTACCAGGCACCCTGCACGGCGGAGAACAGCAGAGCCAACAGCCTGGTCCCTCGCGCTGCTCCGAACCCTCCTACCAGTGTAGCCATTGCCAGAAAACCTTCAGTTCCCGCAAAAACTACACCAAGCATATGTTCATCCACTCTG GTGAGAAGCCCCATCAGTGCAGCATCTGCTGGCGCTCTTTCTCACTGCGAGACTACCTGCTCAAGCACATGGTGACCCACACGGGGGTGCGTGCCTTCCAGTGCTCCATCTGCTGCAAGCGCTTCACCCAGAAGAGTTCTCTCAACGTCCACATGCGCACCCACCGCCCCGAACGCTTCCAGTGCTGCATTTGCAACAAGTACTTCTCTCATCGCACCCTGCTGGAGCGCCACATGACCACCCACACCGCCTGGAAAGGTGGGCAGCCTGATGCTCCAGGGGCCATTGTTGCCACTGCATCCACTGCTGACTGGAAAGACAAACCAAGCCTCACGGTTGCTGCTGGCGAGGGGACCATTGCTGCCACTGCTACATGGAAGACAGGAGAACCATCTGCAGAGAGTGCTATTACAGCATGGAAAGCAGGAGATCCGGCCTCTGGGGAAGGCAGCCTGGTGGCCTGGAAGGGGGAGGCGACTGGGGAAGGGCCTGTTGCAGCTTGGAAAGGGGATCCAGCCTCAGATGCATCCATGCAGACTCACACGGCCTAG